In Halorhabdus rudnickae, the following proteins share a genomic window:
- a CDS encoding alpha/beta hydrolase, translating to MAGTIHRSVDRAQGGLIARYFPGAPINSTDEDLRQFKDQSPREIHPETVEPATLSFGESSGRFRTRRTPFRFPSPMTTTQCNAEVSGQRWTRPAAGDSKMAVVMLHGALASGFWAERVLAGPLLDAGADVFVMAHPYHMERAPPESDYSGQYLLSGDIPRMIEGVLQAAADTRALIGALREQGYEHIGLSGISLGGNIAAQTLALADVDRAVLTIPGVDLFETMCESPMKSLVHDAAIEHGFTENRLRQAFEVITPIEFDDLATDPDDVLALYGRYDEIAPSGPVRRLSKKWGFQTQAFDAGHRTIALNMLTLRTSTTSWLLGVS from the coding sequence ATGGCGGGAACAATCCACCGATCCGTCGACCGTGCTCAGGGCGGACTTATCGCTCGATATTTTCCAGGGGCTCCGATCAACTCGACTGACGAGGATCTCAGACAGTTCAAGGACCAATCCCCGCGGGAAATCCATCCCGAGACAGTCGAACCAGCAACGTTGTCCTTCGGGGAGTCAAGCGGACGTTTCCGGACGAGACGGACGCCGTTCCGGTTCCCGTCGCCGATGACGACCACTCAGTGCAATGCAGAAGTCAGCGGTCAACGATGGACGCGACCGGCTGCTGGCGATTCGAAGATGGCAGTCGTGATGCTCCATGGTGCCTTGGCGAGTGGATTCTGGGCCGAACGAGTCCTGGCCGGACCGCTCCTGGATGCCGGCGCAGACGTGTTCGTGATGGCCCATCCGTATCACATGGAACGCGCTCCCCCGGAATCCGACTATTCGGGCCAGTACCTGCTTTCGGGAGACATCCCACGGATGATCGAGGGTGTCCTCCAGGCGGCAGCTGACACGCGGGCGTTGATCGGCGCGCTCCGCGAGCAGGGATATGAGCACATTGGATTGAGTGGGATCAGCCTTGGTGGCAACATCGCTGCTCAGACGCTTGCGCTCGCCGACGTTGATAGAGCCGTTCTAACGATTCCCGGTGTCGACTTATTCGAAACAATGTGTGAATCTCCGATGAAATCTCTCGTTCACGACGCGGCCATCGAGCATGGATTTACCGAGAACCGTCTCAGACAGGCGTTCGAGGTCATCACACCGATCGAATTCGATGATCTCGCCACCGACCCGGACGACGTTCTGGCACTGTATGGGCGGTACGACGAGATTGCACCGTCGGGTCCTGTTCGACGACTATCGAAGAAGTGGGGATTCCAGACGCAGGCGTTCGACGCCGGGCATCGAACGATCGCCCTGAACATGCTCACCCTGCGAACGTCCACCACCAGCTGGCTACTGGGGGTATCATGA
- a CDS encoding SRPBCC family protein gives MIVLEDSIEISASPTDMFAFAANLDDNYLLMSDDHIHFESLTGDPVTEDSVFCQYEWFGDRLIGGKYRVKTVVPNRQLVYEVAFPRSILGGRLRFLIEPTETGIVLTERLELGRSIPAVSPVVEWFFTTILGSMMDSLREHQRDGLQNIKQALETDSFSR, from the coding sequence GTGATCGTCCTCGAAGACTCGATCGAGATCAGTGCGTCGCCGACGGACATGTTTGCCTTCGCCGCGAACTTGGACGACAATTACCTGCTCATGTCCGACGATCACATCCATTTCGAATCGCTAACCGGCGATCCCGTCACCGAGGACTCAGTGTTCTGCCAGTACGAGTGGTTCGGTGACCGGCTCATCGGTGGCAAATATCGGGTGAAGACGGTCGTTCCGAACCGTCAGCTGGTGTACGAGGTGGCGTTTCCGCGGTCAATCCTTGGCGGTCGACTTCGATTTTTGATCGAACCGACTGAGACGGGTATCGTGTTGACCGAACGTCTCGAACTCGGGCGGTCGATTCCTGCTGTTAGCCCGGTCGTCGAATGGTTTTTCACTACCATTCTGGGTTCGATGATGGATAGTCTTCGGGAGCATCAACGTGACGGACTGCAAAACATCAAACAGGCACTCGAAACTGATTCATTCAGTCGGTAA
- a CDS encoding TetR/AcrR family transcriptional regulator, whose protein sequence is MSPFTEDDRDRIREGLIEAGRDRFTRYGLQKTTIGELTDDVGIAQGTFYQFFDSKAELYLAVIEREGERVFDPLVEDTLGAHEDPERAIEAFLRGMFEAIETNELARSLLAQDEYALLHRKLPPEAIEDRRTSSVERLLPYIDQCQEQGLLSGQNPEAIADAIRSIAFLALHREEIGENYEAARDVLIRSVAVGLTRRDQS, encoded by the coding sequence ATGAGTCCGTTTACCGAGGATGACCGCGATCGGATTCGTGAGGGGTTGATCGAAGCTGGCCGAGACCGCTTCACCCGGTACGGACTCCAGAAGACGACGATCGGGGAACTCACCGACGACGTGGGCATCGCCCAGGGGACATTCTATCAATTCTTCGACTCCAAGGCGGAACTCTATCTAGCCGTCATCGAACGCGAGGGCGAGCGGGTATTCGACCCACTTGTCGAGGACACGCTTGGTGCTCACGAGGATCCGGAACGCGCTATCGAAGCGTTTCTTCGGGGCATGTTCGAAGCGATCGAGACGAACGAACTCGCCCGCTCGCTGCTCGCCCAAGACGAATACGCCCTGCTCCACCGAAAACTCCCACCGGAGGCGATTGAGGATCGCCGAACGAGCAGCGTTGAGCGGTTGCTCCCGTATATCGACCAGTGCCAAGAGCAAGGATTACTCTCGGGGCAGAATCCGGAAGCTATTGCGGACGCGATTCGATCGATCGCGTTCCTGGCACTCCATCGCGAAGAGATCGGCGAGAACTACGAGGCCGCTCGGGATGTCTTGATCCGGAGTGTCGCCGTCGGTTTGACCCGGAGAGACCAGTCGTGA